One window of the Helicoverpa zea isolate HzStark_Cry1AcR chromosome 7, ilHelZeax1.1, whole genome shotgun sequence genome contains the following:
- the LOC124632050 gene encoding signal peptidase complex catalytic subunit SEC11A has product MLDSIFDDVKRMNKRQFIYQVLSFGMIVSSALMIWKGLMVVTGSESPIVVVLSGSMEPAFHRGDLLFLTNYPEEPVRVGEIVVFKVEGRDIPIVHRVLKLHEKNNGTVKFLTKGDNNSVDDRGLYAQGQLWLTKKDVVGRARGFLPYVGMVTIYMNEYPKFKFAVLACLAMYVLVHRE; this is encoded by the exons ATGTTGGACAGCATATTCGATGATGTGAAGCGCATGAACAAACGGCAG ttcaTCTACCAAGTATTAAGTTTTGGTATGATAGTTTCTTCAGCCCTTATGATATGGAAAGGACTCATGGTTGTAACTGGCAGTGAAAGCCCGATAGTTGTGGTGTTGTCTGGTAGTATGGAACCTGCCTTCCACAGAGgtgatttattgtttttgacGAACTATCCTGAGGAACCCGTGCGTGTCGGGGAGATTGTTGTATTCAAAGTAGAGGGACGCGACATTCCAATCGTTCACAGAGTTCTAAAGCTTCATGAAAA GAACAATGGTACAGTAAAATTCTTGACTAAAGGTGACAACAACAGTGTTGATGACCGGGGCTTGTACGCTCAGGGACAGCTGTGGCTCACTAAGAAGGATGTAGTGGGCCGTGCAAGAGGTTTTCTGCCTTATGTTGGAATGGTCACAATTTATATGAATGAATATCCAAAGTTTAAG TTTGCGGTGCTGGCATGCTTAGCAATGTACGTATTGGTACACAGGGAGTGA
- the LOC124631805 gene encoding NEDD8-activating enzyme E1 catalytic subunit — MASGESLTSDNQQRRWHHIRKLLERSGPFCHPDFEPSPEILDFIMDSCKVLIVGAGGLGCELLKDLALMGFKKLHIVDMDTIELSNLNRQFLFRRNDIGLSKAKCAVEFVNKRVPGCEAVAHHCPIQDLDEGFYRQFHIVVCGLDSIVARRWLNGMLMSLLQYNDDRSLDQSSVIPLVDGGTEGFKGNARVILPGMSACIECTLDLYPPQKTFPLCTIANTPRLPEHCIEYVKVIQWAKENPWGGNIALDGDDPQHVAWVFEKAQDRALKHGISNVTYRLTQGVLKNIIPAVASTNAAIAACCATEVFKLASSCCTNMNNYMVMNMADGVYTYTFNAERRPDCVACSNTTRIVEIDPDATLQTIYDKLCEDPAFLMKSPGITTVINGRNKTLYMSSIKSIEERTRDNLKKKITALGLYNGADILVADITTPNTITIKLKFLENQDVEMGR, encoded by the exons ATGGCATCCGGCGAGAGTCTAACATCTGATAATCAGCAAAGAAGATGGCATCATATAAGAAAACTTTTGGAACGATCTGGACCATTCTGCCATCCAGATTTTGAGCCTTCTCCAGAAATACTGGACTTCATTATGGATTCCTGTAAAGTGCTCATCGTGGGTGCGGGAGGCCTCGGCTGTGAATTACTCAAAGACTTGGCTTTGATGGGATTCAAAAAGCTTCATATTGTGGACATGGATACGATAGAACTGTCTAATTTAAATAGACAGTTCCTCTTTAGACGAAACGATATTGGATTATCTAAAGCTAAATGTGCCGTCGAATTTGTCAACAAAAG GGTACCTGGCTGTGAAGCGGTTGCCCATCATTGTCCAATACAAGATCTAGATGAGGGATTTTATAGACAGTTCCACATAGTTGTCTGTGGTCTTGATTCCATTGTTGCTAGACGCTGGCTCAATGGCATGCTGATGTCACTTTTGCAGTATAACGATGACA gAAGTTTAGACCAAAGCAGTGTTATTCCCCTGGTTGATGGAGGGACAGAGGGTTTCAAAGGCAATGCTCGAGTAATACTGCCTGGCATGAGTGCTTGTATCGAGTGTACTCTAGATCTGTATCCACCACAGAAAACTTTCCCACTTTGCACCATTGCCAATACGCCAAG GTTGCCAGAACATTGCATTGAGTATGTGAAAGTCATTCAATGGGCTAAAGAGAACCCATGGGGTGGCAATATAGCTTTAGATGGTGATGATCCACAGCATGTAGCCTGGGTGTTTGAGAAAGCACAGGATAGGGCATTGAAGCATGGCATATCCAATGTCACGTATAGACTAACTCAAGGTgtcttgaaaaatattattcctgCGGTTGCTAGTACCAATGCTGCAATTGCTGCTTGCTGTGCTACTGAG GTTTTCAAATTGGCCTCATCATGCTGCACAAACATGAACAACTATATGGTGATGAATATGGCCGATGGTGTGTACACATACACGTTTAATGCGGAGAGAAGACCCGATTGTGTTGCTTGCAGTAACACCACTCGAATTGTTGAGATTGACCCTGATGCAACTCTACAAACAATCTATGACAAGCTCTGTGAAGATCCTGCATTTTTAATGAAGAGCCCAG gtataACTACAGTAATCAATGGCCGCAACAAGACTTTATACATGTCGTCCATTAAAAGCATAGAAGAAAGAACTAGAGATAATTTGAAGAAGAAAATAACAGCATTAGGATTGTACAATGGTGCTGATATTCTTGTTGCTGATATTACAACTCCCAACACTATTACAATAAAACTGAAGTTTCTGGAGAATCAAGATGTTGAGATGGGGCGATAA
- the LOC124631804 gene encoding uncharacterized protein LOC124631804, whose protein sequence is MAGNKVNTKTKGKEDRSKTNSKTIVQTTEEAEDTDFALLRKPIQTSITGFGQARKIFDLATEELKDLLSNECDLLYECKVCRNIFRSLANFISHKRVYCKEKFNSGIHSHFINATSTITELMKIKHLEQGYQDSLKEAIENENKEPDEVDDRVPLTKDLTAIVEKIAKNKGVYENNDQDQQIELHKIPNSSVAVFQNVQSCEDKQKENMKVQVNELDNILSRDIAVLQSDGNFKIKSSVTEEVDNVIQISDDDDNSDNTNVLKCKICDMQFSTQKTLKFHMKYKHVESRLVYPCPDCLEIFSTSWSVYRHLFKVHRKTAAQIRRLRESIQAKAFKMNNPPAFYEKRKNNMKSAAAQKITEEERLEQENQAWMDNMEGDGELPRCGGCGRAFERRAALAAHTHTCQPRSRALSRRPQETKKIEIQIRKDYHKGPPANIPNMNLPAKTTDANENKLPKEDPPMLSKASKEEEKEIVEESKDDGDDEEDKDGDDDAAMDVSDDEQKSNDATDSPEKEPEINKIEAPKLNIRLPFAHQAEKSNLAAYKQRIQSEVDMNKLICKRCDGQFSEIQELYDHVADHIKWMRYACKLCNYKHYYFEKLPEHVKVVHKLKGDKDFYFSTLKAIDGTEALELCESVDELPEANETSPDSRRPSRCSSDSSRLSDDSSSSSTRLEGVSRKRKIYQTKTGAKRRKEFAIKANQDKDGDINLDKNINLVENYTSSNIKNFEENSSDMDDIDGKRQLPNDNAPSVASRRPVRRKAKPKNADFEYDLSNLLKMEAQGYRDSLTMAVAKSGQTKKKVQQEIQTNYDNANRDCCGALVTMSKKSVEKAGAHMKTDFSNIYPQKEARPPNIFVRPMLPKIISRGDKISPKKDNNEDPKESASPVKEVIPKKAPVEETSTNDVNPVIEVNEKTVSPKEQTSSKSKLNEIIKPKSLPAVVPIKFRRQSLEVMKNPIINKNITDFTKSGLKTKILVIKPINRNKDGTQTLNTPLKFQTIKLKDPNKRSSKDDQDQVVVVKVPKVDCAIARPITEGSNKNNEVLTSASSETPIESSTVNDGDNVKKSAEVDDDVIIEPPKLDASTEPTDADESASTDNEDVKIVNDESSTVDDGAIIHDDSIEECVTHNSTSEIVNTTV, encoded by the exons ATGGCTGGTAACAAGGTGAATACCAAAACAAAAGGTAAAGAAGATAGAAGTAAGACTAATTCAAAAACAATAGTCCAAACTACTGAAGAGGCAGAAGATACAGACTTTGCTTTGCTTAGAAAACCTATTCAAACTAGCATTACAGGGTTTGGCCAAGCaaggaaaatatttgacttGGCTACTGAAgaa CTCAAAGACTTATTATCAAATGAGTGTGATTTACTATATGAATGCAAAGTCTGTAGAAATATATTTAGAAGCTTAGCAAATTTCATATCTCATAAACGTGTGTATTGCAAGGAGAAGTTCAACTCTGGCATTCATAGCCACTTTATCAATGCTACTTCAACG ATTACAgaacttatgaaaataaaacacttgGAGCAAGGTTATCAGGATTCTCTAAAGGAAgctattgaaaatgaaaataaagaaccTGATGAGGTTGATGACCGGGTACCATTAACAAAGGATTTGACAGCAATTGTAGAAAAAATTGCTAAAAATAAAGGTGTCTATGAAAATAATGACCAGGATCAACAAATTGAATTACATAAGATACCTAACAGTTCTGTAGCCGTGTTCCAAAATGTTCAGTCATGTGAAGACAAGCAGAAGGAAAACATGAAAGTACag GTGAATGAATTGGACAACATTCTATCAAGAGATATAGCTGTATTACAAAGTGATGgcaatttcaaaataaagagTTCTGTTACTGAGGAAGTTGATAATGTCATTCAAataagtgatgatgatgacaatagTGATAACACTAATGTACtcaaatgtaaaatat GTGACATGCAGTTCTCAACTCAAAAGACATTGAAATTCCACATGAAATACAAACATGTTGAAAGTCGTTTGGTATATCCATGTCCTGATTGCTTGGAGATATTTTCCACTTCTTGGAGTGTATACAGGCATCTCTTCAAAGTACACAG AAAAACTGCAGCTCAAATCAGGAGACTGAGGGAATCAATTCAAGCGAAAGCTTTTAAAATGAACAATCCTCCCGCCTTCTATGAGAAACGTAAGAATAACATGAAGTCTGCTGCTGCTCAGAAAATTACTGAGGAAGAAAGATTGGAACAAGAAAATCAG GCGTGGATGGACAACATGGAGGGTGACGGCGAGCTGCCCCGCTGCGGCGGCTGCGGACGCGCgttcgagcggcgcgcggcgctggcggcgcaCACGCACACGTGCCAGCCGCGCTCCCGCGCCCTCTCGCGGAGGCCGCAAGAAACTAAAAAGATCGAAATTCAAATCCGCAAAGACTACCACAAAGGCCCACCTGCCAACATTCCTAATATGAACTTGCCTGCCAAAACTACTGATGCTAATG AAAACAAACTTCCCAAAGAAGATCCGCCAATGTTGTCTAAAGCAAGCAAAGAAGAAGAAAAGGAAATTGTGGAAGAAAGCAAAGATGACGGCGATGATGAAGAGGATAAAGATGGAGACGATGATGCCGCCATGGATGTTAGTGACGATGAACAAAAGTCCAACGATGCAACTGATTCACCAGAAAAAgaacctgaaataaataaaatagaagcaCCTAAACTTAATATAAGATTACCATTTGCACATCAAGCAGAAAAAAGTAACCTTGCAGCTTATAAGCAGAGAATCCAATCGGAAGTAGACATGAACAAACTGATCTGTAAGAGATGTGATGGCCAATTTAGTGAAATACAAGAATTATATGATCACGTAGCCGATCACATTAAATGGATGCGTTATGCTTGCAAATTGTGTAactataaacattattatttcgaAAAGCTACCAGAGCATGTCAAAGTCGTGCATAAGCTGAAAGGTGATAAAGACTTCTATTTTAGTACCTTAAAAGCTATTGATGGTACTGAAGCATTAGAACTGTGTGAGTCTGTGGATGAATTGCCAGAAGCTAATGAAACTAGTCCTGATTCTAGGCGGCCTAGTCGATGCTCCAGTGATTCGAGTCGATTATCAGATGACAGTTCTTCAAGTAGTACCCGGTTAGAAGGAGTAAGTAGAAAACGAAAAATTTATCAGACTAAAACTGGTGCAAAACGAAGAAAAGAATTTGCGATTAAAG CTAATCAAGACAAAGATGGCGATATAAatcttgataaaaatataaatctcgTGGAAAACTACACTTCGTCAAATATCAAGAACTTTGAAGAAAACTCCTCAGACATGGATGATATTGATGGCAAAAGACAATTACCAAATGACAATGCGCCGTCTGTGGCATCTAGAAGACCAGTAAGAAGGAAAGCAAAACCTAAAAATGCAGATTTTGAATATGATTTGTCAAACTTATTAAAGATGGAGGCACAGGGATATAGAGATTCTTTAACGATGGCGGTTGCGAAATCGGGTCAAACCAAGAAAAAGGTTCAGCAAGAAATTCAAACAAATTATGATAATGCTAACAGAGATTGCTGTGGCGCTCTAGTCACGATGTCAAAGAAATCTGTTGAGAAAGCTGGAGCACACATGAAAACTGATTTCTCTAACATTTATCCTCAAAAAGAGGCAAGACCTCCAAATATATTTGTGAGACCTATGTTGCCTAAGATTATTTCTAGGGGTGATAAAATTTCTCCTAAAAAAGACAATAACGAGGATCCAAAAGAGAGTGCTAGTCCTGTGAAAGAAGTCATTCCTAAGAAAGCCCCTGTTGAAGAAACTAGTACAAATGACGTTAACCCCGTTATTGAAGTAAATGAAAAGACTGTTTCACCTAAAGAACAAACCAGTTCAAAAAGTAAattgaatgaaataataaaaccaaaaagccTTCCTGCCGTAGTCCCAATTAAATTTCGTCGTCAAAGTTTAGAAGTTATGAAAAAtcccataataaataaaaatatcacagatTTTACAAAATCTGGTTTGAAGACTAAAATATTAGTAATCAAGCCAATCAATAGAAATAAGGACGGAACACAAACGTTAAACACACCTCTTAAatttcaaacaatcaaattaaaGGATCCAAATAAAAGAAGCTCCAAAGACGATCAGGATCAAGTTGTAGTTGTAAAAGTTCCCAAAGTTGACTGTGCTATAGCTAGACCAATCACTGAAggatctaataaaaataatgaagtacTAACTTCAGCGTCTTCCGAAACACCAATTGAATCCTCAACAGTAAATGATGgtgataatgtaaaaaaatctgctGAGGTTGATGATGACGTTATTATAGAACCGCCTAAACTCGACGCAAGCACTGAACCCACCGATGCTGATGAGAGTGCTTCGACTGATAATGAGGATGTCAAAATTGTAAATGATGAATCAAGTACCGTTGACGATGGTGCTATTATACACGACGACAGTATTGAAGAATGTGTTACTCACAATAGCACATCAGAAATTGTTAATACAACCGTTTAA
- the LOC124631601 gene encoding ATP synthase subunit beta, mitochondrial-like, whose protein sequence is MLGAVSRVGSGLLAVKSVAEKTLTECGKIATVSAINKRDYAAKAAAGKGQGKVVAVIGAVVDVQFEDNLPPILNALEVQNRQPRLVLEVAQHLGENTVRTIAMDGTEGLVRGQPVQDCGSPIRIPVGAETLGRIINVIGEPIDERGPIPTDKTAAIHAEAPEFVDMSVQQEILVTGIKVVDLLAPYAKGGKIGLFGGAGVGKTVLIMELINNVAKAHGGYSVFAGVGERTREGNDLYQEMIESGVISLKDKTSKVSLVYGQMNEPPGARARVALTGLTVAEYFRDQEGQDVLLFIDNIFRFTQAGSEVSALLGRIPSAVGYQPTLATDMGTMQERITTTKKGSITSVQAIYVPADDLTDPAPATTFAHLDATTVLSRAIAELGIYPAVDPLDSTSRIMDPNIIGAEHYNVARGVQKILQDYKSLQDIIAILGMDELSEEDKLTVARARKIQRFLSQPFQVAEVFTGHAGKLVPLEETIKGFSKILQGEYDHLPEVAFYMVGPIEEVVAKAETLAKS, encoded by the coding sequence atgTTGGGGGCTGTAAGTCGGGTTGGAAGCGGCCTTTTAGCCGTAAAGTCGGTAGCTGAGAAAACCCTAACCGAATGTGGCAAAATCGCGACTGTGTCGGCCATCAACAAAAGGGATTATGCAGCTAAAGCCGCCGCTGGCAAAGGGCAAGGTAAGGTAGTCGCTGTTATCGGTGCCGTAGTGGACGTTCAGTTCGAAGACAACCTGCCACCCATCCTAAATGCTCTCGAAGTACAAAACCGCCAACCCCGGCTGGTGCTGGAGGTGGCGCAGCACTTGGGAGAGAACACCGTCCGCACCATCGCTATGGACGGTACCGAGGGTCTGGTCCGCGGCCAGCCCGTACAAGACTGCGGCTCGCCCATCCGTATCCCCGTGGGCGCGGAGACCCTCGGCCGCATCATCAACGTCATCGGTGAGCCCATCGACGAGCGCGGCCCCATCCCCACTGACAAGACCGCCGCCATCCACGCCGAGGCGCCTGAGTTCGTAGACATGTCTGTCCAGCAGGAGATCCTCGTCACCGGCATCAAGGTCGTCGACCTGCTCGCCCCCTACGCCAAGGGAGGAAAGATCGGTCTGTTCGGTGGTGCTGGAGTCGGTAAGACTGTACTCATTATGGAGCTGATCAACAACGTCGCCAAGGCTCACGGTGGTTACTCCGTGTTCGCCGGAGTGGGCGAGCGTACCCGTGAGGGTAACGACTTGTACCAGGAAATGATTGAGTCTGGAGTCATCTCCCTGAAGGACAAGACCTCCAAGGTATCTCTTGTGTATGGTCAGATGAACGAGCCCCCCGGCGCGCGTGCCCGTGTCGCTCTGACTGGTCTGACCGTTGCTGAATACTTCCGTGATCAGGAGGGACAGGATGTGCTGCTGTTCATTGACAACATTTTCCGTTTCACCCAGGCTGGTTCTGAGGTGTCTGCCCTGCTGGGTCGTATCCCCTCTGCTGTAGGTTACCAACCCACCTTGGCCACTGACATGGGTACCATGCAGGAGCGTATTACCACCACCAAGAAGGGATCCATCACCTCTGTGCAGGCTATCTACGTGCCTGCTGATGACTTGACTGACCCTGCCCCTGCCACCACCTTTGCTCACTTGGACGCCACCACTGTACTGTCCCGTGCTATTGCTGAGCTGGGTATCTACCCTGCTGTGGACCCTCTCGACTCCACCTCCCGTATCATGGACCCCAACATTATTGGAGCTGAGCACTACAACGTTGCCCGTGGTGTCCAGAAGATCCTGCAGGACTACAAGTCACTCCAGGACATTATTGCTATCCTGGGTATGGATGAGTTGTCTGAAGAAGATAAGCTGACTGTGGCTCGTGCCCGTAAGATCCAGAGGTTCTTGTCTCAGCCTTTCCAAGTGGCTGAGGTGTTCACTGGACACGCTGGCAAATTGGTCCCCCTTGAGGAAACTATCAAGGGCTTCTCTAAAATCCTGCAGGGCGAGTATGATCATCTACCTGAAGTAGCGTTCTACATGGTTGGACCCATTGAGGAAGTTGTGGCTAAGGCCGAAACCCTGGCCAAGTCGTAA
- the LOC124631602 gene encoding ubiquinol-cytochrome-c reductase complex assembly factor 1, with the protein MFRSRAISRLLWQQRGCININYARPCVSGLCITKANTRNLNTVAVEDSYVKKFMNAIGWMDQSRTRLKLTGYFLYEGIPENVSYADWFESLELPDTFVSWFTITELHVWLLMVRYMAEDVVLPTGDKKKYIKGDGHFIRNCIIEALWADVANKIKLLEGANPAIARKQVSELSEQFQAALVAYDEGLSDDKVLAAAIWRRFYSLSEDVKAEHIERLVKFIRHQISQLDKIPSEDLKSKPNITWLSILDH; encoded by the exons ATGTTCCGCTCACGTGCAATATCTCGA TTACTGTGGCAACAGCGGGGCTGCATCAATATCAACTATGCAAGACCGTGCGTTAGTGGCTTATGTATTACGAAAGCAAACACAAGAAATCTGAATACTGTGGCTGTTGAAGACAGCTATGTTAAGAAGTTTATGAATGCTATAGGATGGATGGACCAATCTAGAAcg CGTTTAAAACTCACAGGCTACTTCCTCTATGAAGGCATACCTGAGAATGTCTCTTATGCAGACTGGTTTGAGAGCCTAGAACTTCCAGACACATTTGTCTCATGGTTCACAATCACAGAGTTGCATGTCTGGTTGCTTATGGTCCGATACATGGCTGAAGACGTTGTGTTACCAACTGGAGATAAGAagaagtacataaaaggagaTGGGCATTTTATTAGAAATTGTATCATTGAAGCCCTTTGGGCAGATGTGGCGAACAAAATTAAACTGTTGGAG GGAGCAAACCCAGCAATAGCAAGAAAGCAAGTGTCAGAGTTGTCGGAGCAGTTCCAAGCAGCCCTGGTAGCCTATGATGAAGGGCTCAGCGATGACAAAGTTCTGGCTGCAGCCATCTGGAGGAGGTTCTACTCCTTATCTGAAGATGTCAAAGCTGAACACATTGAGAGGCTTGTCAAGTTTATTAGACACCAG ATTTCACAATTAGATAAGATCCCAAGTGAAGACTTGAAGTCCAAGCCAAACATAACTTGGTTAAGTATATTAGATCACTAA